A DNA window from Brassica napus cultivar Da-Ae chromosome A4, Da-Ae, whole genome shotgun sequence contains the following coding sequences:
- the LOC106449807 gene encoding phytosulfokines 2, producing MANFSALLTITLLLCSTLMCTARPDPTFSTSITIVTADPLEKSIEGKLDEFAEENCGANDEDCLMRRSLVAHVDYIYTQKQKKNL from the exons ATGGCAAACTTCTCTGCTCTTCTCACGATAACTCTCCTCCTTTGCTCCACGCTGATGTGCACCGCCCGTCCCGACCCGACCTTTTCGACCTCTATCACAATCGTTACGGCTGACCCGCTG GAAAAGAGCATAGAAGGAAAACTGGATGAATTCGCAGAAGAGAACTGTGGTGCTAACGACGAAGATTGCCTAATGAGGAGGTCTTTGGTTGCTCATGTTGATTACATCTATACCCAGAAACAGAAGAAGAATCTTTGA
- the LOC106446452 gene encoding squalene epoxidase 3, with protein MKLAVIQNLPRLGLTTTTASLGSPFLSPRLSLSTRRLRNTSLTTGAAFPRRKKDGHERASLISAGTVIMAPAIEFDQFILATFFASLFALVLVFVLRRSSRDRKDDANSNRSKMNRGLVAVSSQNDPVSTEEDDSGIDVIIVGAGVAGAALAHTLGKEGRRVHVIERDLSEQDRIVGELLQPGGYLKLIELGLEDCVKEIDAQRVLGYALFKDGKHTKLSYPLEAFDSDVSGRSFHNGRFVQRMRDKAATLSNVRLEQGTVTSLLEENGTVKGVQYKTKEGNERSLYAPLTVVCDGCFSNLRRSLCKPNVDVPSTFVGLVLENCELPFANHGHVVLADPSPILLYPISSSEVRCLVDVPGQKLPPIANGEMAKYLKTQVAPQIPPEVREAFIAAVEKGNIRTMPNRSMPADPVPTPGALLLGDSFNMRHPLTGGGMTVALADIVVLRDLLRPIHSLKDKEALSKYIESFYTLRKPVASTINTLAGALYKVFLASSDEARTEMREACFDYLSLGGVCSSGPVALLSGLNPRPLSLVLHFFAVAIYAVGRLMLPFPSIKSFWLGARVISSASGIIFPIIKAEGVRQMFFPRSIAALYRTPPLQ; from the exons ATGAAACTGGCCGTTATCCAGAACCTTCCACGACTTGGATTAACAACAACCACCGCATCTCTTGGATCTCCCTTTCTCTCtcctcgtctctctctctccacgcGTCGCCTCAGAAACACTTCCTTAACCACCGGAGCCGCCTTTCCTCGCCGCAAGAAAGACGGACACGAACGCGCTTCTCTGATCTCTGCAGGGACGGTGATAATGGCGCCGGCGATTGAATTCGATCAGTTCATTCTAGCTACGTTCTTCGCTTCTCTGTTCGCGTTAGTGCTTGTATTCGTCTTGCGCCGGAGTAGTCGTGATCGTAAAGACGATGCGAATTCGAATCGGAGCAAGATGAATCGCGGCCTCGTCGCCGTTTCTTCTCAGAACGATCCCGTATCTACGGAGGAGGATGATTCAGGCATCGATGTTATAATCGTCGGAGCTGGTGTTGCTGGTGCCGCTCTCGCTCATACTCTCGGCAAG GAAGGACGAAGAGTGCACGTTATAGAAAGAGACTTGTCTGAGCAAGACAGGATCGTTGGTGAATTGCTTCAACCTGGTGGTTACTTGAAGTTAATCGAGCTCGGCCTtgaag ATTGTGTGAAGGAGATAGATGCTCAACGAGTTCTTGGTTATGCTCTCTTTAAAGACGGGAAGCACACTAAGCTTTCTTACCCCTTGGAAGCGTTTGATTCGGATGTCTCCGGGAGAAGCTTCCACAATGGGAGATTTGTGCAGAGAATGCGAGACAAAGCCGCTACTCTTTCAaa TGTACGATTGGAGCAAGGAACAGTTACGTCTCTTCTTGAAGAGAACGGGACGGTGAAAGGGGTTCAGTACAAGACCAAAGAGGGCAACGAGCGTAGCTTATATGCTCCTCTCACAGTTGTATGTGATGGTTGTTTCTCCAACTTGCGTCGCTCTCTCTGCAAACCTAAC GTGGATGTACCCTCTACTTTCGTGGGTCTTGTCTTGGAGAATTGTGAACTCCCATTTGCAAATCACGGGCATGTTGTTCTCGCTGACCCATCACCCATCTTATTATACCCCATCAGCAGTTCAGAAGTTCGTTGCTTAGTTGATGTGCCTGGTCAAAAACTTCCTCCCATTGCAAACGGTGAAATGGCAAAGTATCTGAAAACACAGGTTGCACCTCAAATACCACCTGAGGTTCGTGAAGCCTTCATTGCCGCGGTTGAAAAGGGTAACATCAGAACCATGCCGAACCGAAGCATGCCAGCTGATCCGGTTCCTACCCCTGGAGCACTTCTTCTAGGCGATTCATTCAACATGCGACATCCTTTAACCGGTGGTGGGATGACAGTGGCATTGGCGGATATAGTTGTACTCCGTGATCTTCTGAGACCAATCCACAGCCTTAAAGACAAAGAAGCACTGTCTAAGTACATAGAATCATTCTACACGTTGCGAAAA CCTGTAGCTTCCACCATTAATACATTGGCCGGTGCGTTGTACAAGGTGTTTTTAGCATCTTCAGACGAAGCGAGAACAGAAATGCGCGAAGCTTGCTTTGATTATCTTAGCCTTGGAGGTGTTTGCTCATCTGGTCCAGTTGCATTGCTCTCTGGTTTGAACCCTCGTCCTTTGAGTTTAGTTCTCCACTTCTTCGCTGTGGCGATCTATGCCGTTGGTCGTTTGATGCTACCATTTCCTTCCATTAAAAGCTTCTGGCTTGGTGCTAGGGTCATCTCG AGTGCTTCAGGCATCATCTTTCCGATAATTAAAGCAGAGGGAGTTAGGCAAATGTTCTTCCCTCGTAGCATTGCTGCCTTATATCGCACTCCGCCCCTTCAATGA
- the LOC125607994 gene encoding BAHD acyltransferase BIA1-like, with protein MEMDLKLEVMGREVVKPATPSPHDHLQLSLVDFSCPAVYVSIMFLYKSEELVTASPEIISNKLKCSLSETLSRFYPLAGEIEGVSINCNDKGAVFTQARTHLLLPEVLKNRNVNSLEELYPKIEAGDSPTKWPLLSAHITFFGSGSGVAVSVCISHRICDASSLHMLLTDWAATTANKKSNVSTHQFAEATIYPPAPPHMALLHPPTMDLKKCIMNRFVFESSKIAELKRKAASQSVPMPTRVEAITSVIWKCATNASRSNLVAPRSTLMYQAMDLRIRLPSNVLSHDTIGNLQTAFFLKKGAESKLEISETVASFRTAKEGLNKMLKDNVQGNTVGKGLLSVMGSCMSEFKPDIDIYTMSSWCGKPFYEVDFGWGSPFWMGSPSRTIYDNMVYIALMDSKDGGGVEAWISLPAEDMSVFVHDQELLAYAVLNPPVHI; from the coding sequence ATGGAAATGGACTTAAAGCTTGAGGTGATGGGGAGAGAAGTGGTCAAACCTGCTACACCCTCACCTCATGATCACCTTCAACTCTCTCTTGTTGATTTCTCTTGCCCTGCAGTTTACGTGTCAATCATGTTCCTCTACAAATCTGAAGAACTAGTCACTGCATCGCCGGAGATCATCTCAAATAAACTGAAATGCTCTCTGTCCGAGACTCTCTCTCGCTTCTATCCACTCGCTGGAGAGATAGAAGGCGTCTCCATCAACTGCAATGACAAAGGAGCCGTCTTCACTCAAGCACgcacccatctccttctccccGAGGTCTTGAAAAACCGCAACGTTAACTCTCTAGAGGAACTCTACCCAAAGATCGAGGCGGGAGATTCTCCAACGAAATGGCCATTGTTGAGTGCCCATATCACTTTCTTCGGGTCTGGATCAGGAGTGGCTGTCTCGGTCTGTATCTCTCACAGGATATGTGATGCGTCTTCATTGCATATGTTGTTAACAGACTGGGCAGCCACGACGGCAAACAAGAAGTCAAATGTGAGCACTCATCAGTTTGCTGAAGCCACCATTTATCCTCCTGCTCCTCCTCACATGGCTCTATTACACCCCCCAACAATGGACTTAAAGAAGTGTATAATGAACCGTTTCGTCTTTGAGTCCTCTAAGATCGCTGAGCTCAAACGCAAGGCCGCCAGCCAAAGCGTCCCGATGCCTACACGTGTGGAAGCTATCACGTCAGTTATATGGAAATGTGCTACAAATGCCTCACGGTCTAACTTGGTTGCTCCAAGGTCAACGCTCATGTATCAAGCCATGGACTTGCGGATTAGGCTTCCTTCTAATGTTTTGTCACATGACACGATTGGTAACTTACAAACAGCATTCTTTCTCAAGAAAGGCGCAGAGAGCAAACTGGAGATCAGTGAAACCGTGGCCTCGTTCAGGACCGCCAAAGAAGGACTCAACAAGATGTTAAAAGATAATGTCCAAGGCAATACAGTTGGTAAGGGTTTGCTGAGCGTGATGGGAAGTTGTATGTCGGAGTTCAAACCTGACATAGACATATACACAATGTCTAGCTGGTGCGGAAAGCCTTTTTACGAAGTTGATTTTGGATGGGGTAGTCCGTTCTGGATGGGATCCCCTTCACGTACCATATATGACAACATGGTGTATATTGCACTGATGGACTCAAAGGATGGGGGAGGTGTGGAAGCATGGATAAGCTTACCTGCAGAAGACATGTCTGTGTTTGTCCATGACCAAGAGTTGCTTGCTTATGCAGTCCTAAATCCCCCCGTACATATCTAA